TTTTAATGAAAAATTAATTATTTTATATAAAATAAATATAGATATTAACAAATTTAAAATTAAAATTAAACAGTATTTCAAATATCTCATACTGAATAAATATAAAATAAATAAAGAATAATGAAAAAGATTGCTATTATTATGGGAGGGTATACAGAAGAATCTATCATTTCATTAAAAAGTGGAAAAGTAGTTTACGAAAATTTAAATAGAGAAGAATTTGATCCTTATCAAATTTATATATTCAGAGATAAATGGGTTTTAATAGGGGGGGAAAAAAAAGAATATTCTATTAATAAACAAGATTTTACAATTAATCTTACAAGTAATAAAATTTTAAAATTTGATTGTGTATTTAATGCTATTCATGGAACTCCAGGAGAAGATGGAATTTTACCAGCTTATTTTCATTTATTGAAAATTCCCTATACAGGATGTAATTTTAATCAGGCAAATGTTACTTTTAATAAAAAGTATTGTTTAACCTTATTAAAGGAATTTGGAATTAATACAGCAGTTTCCTTTTTTTTGAATCAAAATCAACCTATTTTCGAAAAAAAAATTATAAAAAAAATCGGATTACCATGTTTTGTAAAACCTAATAGATCCGGATCTAGTTTAGGTATATCAAAAGTGTATAAAAAAGAAGAATTATTGCCTGCTATAAAAAAGTCTTTTAAAGAAGATAACGAAATAATTATTGAATCTTTTCTAAAAGGAATTGAAATTTCAGTAGGAGTTATTTCGTTTAATCATGAAATTACAGTATTACCAATTACAGAAATAATTAGTAAAAATGATTTTTTCGATTTTGAATCAAAATATAACGAAAAATCTCAAGAAATTACACCAGCTCGATTACTTCCAAATATTGAAAATAAAATTCAAAAATTAGCAAAAAAGATATGTAAAATTTTAAATTTATCTGGAATATCTAGATCGGAATTTATTCTTGTAAATGGGTCCCCATTTTTTTTAGAAATTAATACGGTTCCTGGTCTTTCTAAAAAAAGCATTTTTCCAAAACAATTAAGTATTGCTGGGATTTCTCTCTCTAATTTATTTAAACAATTAATAAATTATTCTATTGAAAATTCAAAAAATTTATAATTTACAATTACATTTTTTTTTACAAAAATTCCTTTTTTTTGAAAAAAAATTCAAAAATTTTTTGAGTAAAAAAAGAATAGAATACGAAAAAAATAGACCAATCATAATATATTGCCACATTTTGTTATTTTTTTAATATTTGATAAATGAAAAAAGAAGAAAAATAAGCTAATGTTGTCATAAAAAAGAATTGTATAATAGGCCATTTCCAAGATTTTGTTTCTTTTTTTACTGTATATAAGGTACTCATACATTGCATAGAAAATGCGTAAAAAAAGAGTAAAGAAAATCCTGTTGCTATATTGTAAACAGGTTTTTTTGTATCATAAAATTGTTCTTTTTTC
The nucleotide sequence above comes from Blattabacterium clevelandi. Encoded proteins:
- a CDS encoding D-alanine--D-alanine ligase, with translation MKKIAIIMGGYTEESIISLKSGKVVYENLNREEFDPYQIYIFRDKWVLIGGEKKEYSINKQDFTINLTSNKILKFDCVFNAIHGTPGEDGILPAYFHLLKIPYTGCNFNQANVTFNKKYCLTLLKEFGINTAVSFFLNQNQPIFEKKIIKKIGLPCFVKPNRSGSSLGISKVYKKEELLPAIKKSFKEDNEIIIESFLKGIEISVGVISFNHEITVLPITEIISKNDFFDFESKYNEKSQEITPARLLPNIENKIQKLAKKICKILNLSGISRSEFILVNGSPFFLEINTVPGLSKKSIFPKQLSIAGISLSNLFKQLINYSIENSKNL